Proteins from a single region of Amblyomma americanum isolate KBUSLIRL-KWMA chromosome 10, ASM5285725v1, whole genome shotgun sequence:
- the LOC144107898 gene encoding salivary peroxidase/catechol oxidase-like yields the protein MSGPSWLLLGILLCLVVSADASHGAKISGEQLNFLVQEITRRVESRLAALGNGQSVGGHHHGIPDLSVSGSTARCPFARRHGQGMPDFSVTTPATLCPFAGGHSPTQQSLRDDRRSSRIAAICEESTRRLLASLGKEVSASGPVLEHVNQGLSSGQASRFCRAFCPSLAPTSCDATRPFRELDGRCNNLAHPHWGQAYSCERRLLPPAYKDGVSAPRAGHSGKPLPSARLISHKLHPQGCHLDRRLNLLAMSFGQFLSHDITFVPPSPIPRMETFLGPDDRFPEGGEHFDIEVPPRDPFFRKFKLNALPFRRSLACCRCRVGPREQTNSRTSFIDASHIYGTSKEISDSLRVFRGGLLKSQAARGSPLLPQSMHPNNDSCSAPGRGKICFRSGDFRVNQNPGLTTLHTIFLRDHNRIARKLAAINPMWDDERLFQVTKRIVEARLQHVTFNEWLPLFIGSKAMAKYDLRPLKAGFTSYKPNVDPTTFNEFAAAAMRFGHSNIYKRFYLVGPRGSHHACVLHLKDSYFRPFPLYDGVLDSVIRGMLKQRMPSTGRFTDFAITRFLYREPGRPYGSDLVSRDIQRGRDHGIRPYVDYVRLCRKCNIKTFDDLHRYRLIPKHTVRQLSRIYDDVRDIDLYTGGLSEIPVPGAAIGPTFQCIVADMFHRLKWGDRFYYEHGGQAGSFTQGQLDTIRQTTLAKIICENSRIRSHFPRNILLHAVCGSPKARCKDLPDIDLSFWRAN from the exons ATGTCCGGACCTTCCTGGCTGCTTCTGGGAATCCTGCTGTGCTTGGTGGTATCCGCCGATGCATCGCATGGCGCAAAAATTTCAGGAGAGCAGCTGAATTTCCTGGTCCAGGAAATCACTAGGAGGGTTGAAAGTAGATTAGCTGCTCTCGGCAATGGACAGAGCGTCGGTGGCCATCACCATG GGATACCGGACTTGAGTGTTTCGGGTTCAACAGCGCGATGTCCATTCGCAAGACGCCACGGCCAAGGGATGCCGGACTTCTCAGTCACGACCCCAGCAACGCTGTGCCCATTCGCTGGAGGGCACAGCCCAACCCAGCAATCTTTGAGGGACGATAGGCGCAGCTCGAGGATCGCGGCCATTTGCGAAGAGAGCACTCGACGACTGCTCGCGAG CCTGGGCAAAGAGGTGTCTGCGAGTGGCCCGGTCCTGGAGCACGTCAACCAGGGGCTGAGTAGCGGGCAGGCGAGTCGCTTCTGCCGCGCCTTCTGCCCTTCTCTCGCACCGACTTCCTGCGACGCGACTAGGCCATTCCGGGAACTAGACGGCAGGTGCAACAACCTGGCCCACCCGCACTGGGGACAGGCGTACTCCTGCGAGCGGAGGCTCCTGCCCCCTGCTTACAAAGATG GTGTCAGTGCGCCGAGAGCGGGTCACAGTGGAAAACCGTTGCCCTCTGCACGACTTATCTCCCATAAGTTACACCCTCAAGGCTGCCACCTGGACCGGCGACTCAATCTCCTGGCCATGTCGTTCGGACAGTTCCTTTCCCACGACATCACTTTCGTGCCTCCCAGTCCCATACCACGCATGGAGACCTTCCTCG GTCCCGACGATAGATTTCCAGAGGGTGGTGAACACTTCGACATAGAGGTGCCTCCACGCGACCCATTCTTCAGGAAGTTCAAGCTTAACGCCCTGCCGTTCAGGCGCTCCTTGGCCTGCTGCAGGTGTCGAGTGG GTCCCAGGGAACAAACAAATTCGAGGACATCTTTCATCGACGCTTCACATATCTATGGCACCAGCAAAGAGATTTCGGACAGCCTAAGGGTGTTCAGGGGTG GACTGCTGAAAAGCCAAGCTGCTAGAGGCTCTCCTCTCCTTCCGCAAAGCATGCATCCCAACAACGACAGCTGTAGCGCACCTGGAAGAGGAAAGATCTGTTTCAGATCGG GTGACTTTAGGGTGAACCAGAACCCAGGACTCACAACCCTGCATACGATCTTCCTGAGGGACCACAACCGCATCGCCCGCAAGCTGGCTGCTATCAACCCAATGTGGGACGACGAACGCCTTTTTCAGGTCACCAA GAGGATTGTGGAGGCCCGCCTGCAGCATGTGACCTTCAACGAGTGGCTGCCCTTGTTCATTGGCTCCAAGGCCATGGCCAAGTACGATCTGCGCCCGCTCAAGGCCGGCTTCACAAGCTACAAACCGAATGTGGACCCGACGACATTCAACGAGTTCGCAGCAGCTGCCATGCGCTTCGGACACTCGAACATCTACAAACGGTTCTACCT AGTTGGGCCCAGAGGAAGCCACCATGCGTGCGTCTTGCATCTCAAGGACAGTTACTTCCGGCCCTTCCCCCTCTACGACGGGGTTCTCGACAGCGTTATCCGTGGAATGCTCAAGCAGCGAATGCCGTCGACTGGAAG GTTCACCGACTTTGCGATAACAAGGTTTCTCTATCGCGAGCCGGGAAGACCGTACGGCAGCGACCTGGTGTCCAGAGACATACAGAGAGGCCGCGACCATGGCATCAGACCGTACGTCGACTACGTGCGGCTCTGCAGGAAATGCAACATTAAGACCTTCGACGACCTCCACCGCTACCGGCTTATTCCGAAGCACACAGTTCGTCAGCTCTCACGGATTTACGA CGACGTGCGTGACATCGACTTGTACACGGGGGGCCTGAGCGAGATCCCGGTGCCCGGTGCCGCCATCGGGCCTACGTTCCAGTGTATCGTGGCCGACATGTTCCATCGGCTCAAATGGGGAGACCGGTTCTACTACGAGCACGGTGGGCAGGCCGGGTCGTTCACGCAAG GACAACTGGACACGATAAGACAGACAACCTTGGCCAAGATCATCTGCGAGAATTCAAGAATTCGCTCGCACTTTCCACGAAATATACTGCTTCATGC CGTTTGCGGGAGCCCTAAGGCAAGGTGCAAAGACCTGCCGGACATTGACCTCAGCTTTTGGCGGGCGAATTGA